In a single window of the Pedococcus dokdonensis genome:
- a CDS encoding zinc metalloprotease: MLLRSPLRLGVLTAAAALALLGGGTAASVNAAAGISPGAAACQPGAHSGARVKAGSTAVEPELYDKNQANAYGALKDRPTLPAGSVTIPTVFHMVSDHEYTATEKARWQRLISAQMQVLNDSYGGRTAANAANTPFRFSLSRITWSVNAAWYHAAPGKQGVEKQMKAALYEGDARTLNVYGTEGGGLLGWAYFPKGYNNGRDYIDGVVMMAESMPGGTGLGYPQYTEGDTLTHEVGHWLMLEHTFAHGCAASGDWVTDTPAEAMPQFDCPVGADTCPAPGLDPIHNFMDYTQDSCLDMFTRGQADRMSDAWLQFRAGGGKS; the protein is encoded by the coding sequence ATGCTTCTTCGCAGCCCCTTGCGCCTGGGCGTCCTGACCGCTGCCGCAGCACTCGCGCTGCTGGGCGGCGGTACGGCTGCCAGCGTCAACGCGGCGGCCGGCATCTCGCCGGGCGCCGCCGCCTGCCAGCCGGGCGCCCACAGCGGGGCCAGGGTCAAGGCCGGGTCCACCGCCGTCGAGCCCGAGCTCTACGACAAGAACCAGGCCAATGCCTACGGCGCGCTCAAGGACCGGCCCACCCTGCCGGCCGGCAGCGTCACGATCCCCACCGTCTTCCACATGGTCTCCGACCACGAGTACACGGCCACGGAGAAGGCCCGCTGGCAGCGCCTGATCAGCGCCCAGATGCAGGTGCTCAACGACTCGTACGGCGGCCGGACGGCCGCCAACGCCGCGAACACGCCGTTCCGGTTCAGCCTCTCCAGGATCACCTGGAGCGTGAACGCGGCGTGGTACCACGCCGCGCCCGGCAAGCAGGGCGTGGAGAAGCAGATGAAGGCCGCGCTCTACGAGGGCGACGCCCGCACGCTCAACGTCTACGGCACCGAGGGGGGCGGCTTGCTCGGCTGGGCCTACTTCCCGAAGGGCTACAACAACGGCCGTGACTACATCGACGGCGTGGTGATGATGGCCGAGTCGATGCCCGGTGGGACGGGCCTGGGTTACCCGCAGTACACCGAGGGAGACACGCTGACCCACGAAGTGGGCCACTGGCTGATGCTCGAGCACACTTTCGCGCACGGCTGTGCGGCCAGCGGCGACTGGGTCACGGACACGCCTGCCGAGGCGATGCCCCAGTTCGACTGCCCCGTCGGTGCCGACACCTGCCCCGCGCCGGGGCTGGACCCGATCCACAACTTCATGGACTACACGCAGGACTCCTGCCTGGACATGTTCACCCGGGGTCAGGCCGACCGGATGAGTGACGCGTGGCTGCAGTTCCGCGCGGGTGGCGGCAAGAGCTGA
- a CDS encoding mechanosensitive ion channel family protein: MPEAVTQVLTALSEVTPKSAWEWFTGAPSSIVITIVGALILRWLALRSIGRVVRVTLARSDARRSREPASRAGRVLAQATGAAHERHRQRTLTMGSLLRSSVTFIVALVTILTVMGIVGINLAPVLATAGVGGVALGFGAQSLVKDFLSGIFMILEDQYGVGDVIDTGEAIGTVEEVSLRVTRLRDGQGVVWYIRNGEIIRIGNKSQGWSTAMVDIPVAYSENLEKVIPLIRTVVHELDESPDWAEKLLEEPQVMGVESMTGSVVTIRVIAKTAPEQQYGVSREIRERVKATFDEHGVTAPVMTPFGPAAGAR; this comes from the coding sequence ATGCCTGAGGCCGTCACGCAAGTCCTCACCGCCCTGTCCGAGGTGACGCCGAAGTCGGCGTGGGAGTGGTTCACCGGGGCGCCGTCGTCGATCGTCATCACCATCGTCGGGGCGCTCATCCTGAGGTGGCTCGCACTGCGCTCGATCGGCCGGGTCGTCAGGGTGACGCTGGCCAGGTCGGACGCCCGGCGCAGCAGGGAGCCCGCCAGCCGGGCCGGTCGGGTGCTGGCCCAGGCCACCGGCGCCGCGCACGAACGGCACCGGCAGCGCACCCTGACGATGGGCTCGTTGCTGCGCAGCTCGGTGACCTTCATCGTCGCGCTGGTCACGATCCTGACCGTGATGGGGATCGTCGGCATCAACCTGGCGCCCGTGCTCGCCACCGCCGGCGTGGGCGGCGTGGCGCTCGGCTTCGGCGCCCAGAGCCTCGTCAAGGACTTCCTCTCCGGCATCTTCATGATCCTCGAGGACCAGTACGGCGTCGGTGACGTGATCGACACCGGCGAGGCGATCGGCACGGTCGAGGAGGTCTCGCTGCGCGTGACGCGGCTGCGCGACGGGCAGGGCGTGGTCTGGTACATCCGCAACGGCGAGATCATCCGGATCGGCAACAAGTCCCAGGGCTGGTCCACCGCGATGGTGGACATCCCGGTGGCCTACTCCGAGAACCTCGAGAAGGTCATCCCGCTGATCCGCACCGTGGTGCACGAGCTCGACGAGAGCCCGGACTGGGCCGAGAAGCTGCTCGAGGAGCCGCAGGTGATGGGCGTCGAGTCGATGACCGGCTCGGTCGTCACCATCCGCGTGATCGCCAAGACGGCGCCGGAGCAGCAGTACGGCGTCTCGCGCGAGATCCGCGAACGGGTCAAGGCCACCTTCGACGAGCACGGCGTGACGGCGCCCGTCATGACACCGTTCGGGCCCGCGGCCGGTGCCCGATGA
- a CDS encoding globin, translating to MSLQTPGGDQQGSFYDQVGGHETFRKLVHEFYRGVATDPPLRALYPEDDLGPAEERFLMFLEQYWGGPTTYSEQRGHPRLRMRHHPFKVTPLQRDRWLHHIMAAVDTLDLPPANDLILRDYLERAAHSMVNSLED from the coding sequence ATGAGCCTGCAGACGCCAGGTGGCGACCAGCAGGGCAGCTTCTACGACCAGGTCGGCGGGCACGAGACGTTCCGCAAGCTGGTGCACGAGTTCTACCGGGGCGTCGCCACCGACCCGCCACTGCGGGCGCTCTACCCCGAGGACGACCTGGGCCCGGCCGAGGAGCGCTTCCTGATGTTCCTCGAGCAGTACTGGGGCGGTCCGACCACCTACTCCGAGCAGCGCGGCCACCCCCGGCTGCGGATGCGGCACCACCCGTTCAAGGTGACTCCCCTGCAGCGGGACCGCTGGCTGCACCACATCATGGCGGCCGTCGACACGCTGGACCTGCCCCCCGCGAACGACCTCATCCTGCGCGACTACCTCGAACGCGCCGCGCACTCGATGGTCAACTCCCTGGAGGACTGA
- the trmB gene encoding tRNA (guanosine(46)-N7)-methyltransferase TrmB has translation MDTDGRVRSYNARRGRLSALTLERIATLGPRYAVPAAGPLAPELVFGRTAPMVLEVGCGHGAAALAYAAAHPDHDLLAVDVFVPALARMLAAAERQGLTNLRAHQGDAVLLLEQRVLSGSLDAVHVFFPDPWPKAKHAKRRFIAPHTLDLVAHRLVPGGHLLLATDSDGYAAHVRSVVAGHGGFVVTEGERPPWRPLDGFEAKGLAAGRSVCEFRVVPVQSG, from the coding sequence ATGGACACCGACGGACGCGTGCGCTCCTACAACGCACGTCGTGGTCGGCTCTCGGCCCTCACCCTCGAACGGATCGCGACGCTGGGTCCGCGCTACGCGGTCCCGGCCGCCGGGCCGCTGGCCCCCGAGCTGGTGTTCGGACGCACCGCCCCGATGGTCCTGGAGGTCGGCTGCGGCCACGGGGCGGCGGCGCTCGCCTATGCGGCCGCCCACCCCGACCACGACCTGCTGGCCGTCGACGTGTTCGTCCCCGCCCTCGCGCGGATGCTCGCCGCGGCCGAGCGCCAGGGCCTGACCAACCTGCGGGCGCACCAGGGTGACGCGGTGCTGCTGCTGGAGCAGCGGGTCCTGTCGGGCTCGCTCGACGCGGTGCACGTCTTCTTCCCAGACCCTTGGCCCAAGGCCAAGCACGCGAAACGGCGCTTCATCGCACCGCACACGCTCGACCTGGTCGCCCACCGGCTGGTGCCCGGCGGCCACCTGCTGCTGGCCACCGACTCCGACGGGTATGCCGCCCACGTCCGATCCGTGGTCGCGGGGCACGGGGGCTTCGTGGTCACCGAGGGGGAGCGGCCACCGTGGCGGCCCCTCGACGGTTTCGAGGCCAAGGGCCTGGCCGCCGGCCGCAGTGTCTGCGAGTTCCGCGTGGTCCCGGTCCAGTCGGGGTAG
- a CDS encoding antitoxin — translation MGMFDNIKDKAEALVDSQGERVGEGLDKAGDFIDDRTGGKYSEQIDTGGGRAKDALDGLDGKDDDIP, via the coding sequence ATGGGCATGTTCGACAACATCAAGGACAAGGCCGAAGCGCTGGTCGACAGCCAGGGTGAGAGGGTCGGCGAGGGGCTCGACAAGGCCGGCGACTTCATCGACGACCGCACCGGGGGCAAGTACTCCGAGCAGATCGACACCGGCGGTGGCCGGGCCAAGGACGCCCTGGACGGGCTCGACGGCAAGGACGACGACATCCCCTGA
- a CDS encoding ribose-5-phosphate isomerase, with protein sequence MRVHLGGDHAAYELLGELVSFLEAEGHEVTNHGPHALDPEDDYPVFVLRAAEAVAADPDSLGIVLGGSGNGEQMAANKVEGIRAALCYNTELAMLAREHNNAQVISIGGRMNTVDEAKAMVAAFLATPFSAAPRHQRRIDMVSAYETSGTLPAQG encoded by the coding sequence ATGCGCGTCCACCTCGGCGGCGACCACGCCGCCTACGAGCTGCTCGGCGAGCTGGTCTCGTTCCTGGAGGCGGAGGGTCACGAGGTGACCAACCACGGTCCCCACGCCCTCGACCCCGAGGACGACTACCCGGTCTTCGTGCTGCGCGCCGCGGAGGCGGTCGCGGCCGACCCGGACTCGCTCGGCATCGTGCTGGGCGGCTCGGGCAACGGCGAGCAGATGGCGGCCAACAAGGTGGAGGGCATCCGTGCGGCGCTGTGCTACAACACCGAGCTGGCGATGCTGGCGCGGGAGCACAACAACGCCCAGGTCATCTCGATCGGGGGCCGGATGAACACCGTGGACGAGGCCAAGGCGATGGTGGCGGCGTTCCTCGCCACGCCGTTCTCCGCGGCGCCGCGGCACCAGCGCCGGATCGACATGGTGAGTGCCTACGAGACGTCGGGGACGTTGCCTGCGCAGGGCTGA
- a CDS encoding mycothiol-dependent nitroreductase Rv2466c family protein — protein MTASLTAESRSSAEFWFDPLCPWAWMTSRWMMEVERVRSVDVTWSVMSLSVLNEGRDLPADYRAMMDRGWGPVRVIVAAAREHGDKVIKPLYDAMGTRIHLGGEKDYAKVIGPALEEVGLPEELADFADSDVNDAELRASHQRAIDLVGDDVGTPVVAVEGEAFFGPVVSPAPKGEAAGRLWDGCVLVAGTPGFYELKRSRTVGPIFD, from the coding sequence GTGACTGCCTCCCTGACCGCTGAGTCCCGTTCGTCCGCCGAGTTCTGGTTCGACCCGCTCTGTCCCTGGGCGTGGATGACCTCCCGCTGGATGATGGAGGTCGAGCGCGTGCGCTCCGTCGACGTGACCTGGTCGGTGATGAGCCTGTCGGTGCTCAACGAGGGCCGCGACCTCCCGGCCGACTACCGGGCGATGATGGACCGTGGCTGGGGGCCCGTTCGCGTCATCGTCGCGGCCGCCCGCGAGCACGGTGACAAGGTCATCAAGCCGCTCTACGACGCGATGGGCACCCGCATCCACCTGGGTGGCGAGAAGGACTACGCCAAGGTGATCGGTCCCGCCCTCGAGGAGGTCGGGCTGCCCGAGGAGCTCGCCGACTTCGCCGACTCCGACGTCAACGACGCCGAGCTGCGGGCGAGCCACCAGCGGGCCATCGACCTCGTCGGCGACGACGTCGGCACCCCGGTCGTGGCCGTGGAGGGTGAGGCGTTCTTCGGCCCGGTCGTGAGCCCGGCCCCGAAGGGCGAGGCCGCCGGTCGCCTGTGGGACGGCTGCGTGCTCGTCGCGGGGACCCCCGGGTTCTACGAGCTCAAGCGCTCGCGCACCGTCGGCCCCATCTTCGACTGA
- a CDS encoding DUF4395 domain-containing protein — MRISRFPNIVDDVTVRLIAAVVLLLAVVALAAHQWWLYAVLAADFVLRSGWGPSASPVAILVSRWIRPRIAAAPRYTAGPPKRFAAAVGAVLTVAATVLWLAGASLPVLLIGAIMVVFPALESIAGLCVGCLVFSGLMRLGVIPESVCLECADTTRRAAQRQAAAATANA; from the coding sequence ATGCGCATCTCCCGCTTCCCGAACATCGTCGACGACGTCACGGTCCGGCTCATCGCGGCGGTGGTCCTGCTCCTGGCCGTCGTCGCCCTGGCGGCCCACCAGTGGTGGTTGTACGCCGTGCTCGCGGCGGACTTCGTGCTGCGCTCGGGCTGGGGTCCGTCCGCGAGCCCGGTGGCCATCCTGGTCAGCCGCTGGATCCGACCTCGGATCGCTGCGGCCCCGCGCTACACGGCCGGGCCCCCGAAGCGCTTCGCGGCGGCGGTGGGCGCCGTCCTCACCGTCGCGGCGACCGTGCTGTGGCTGGCCGGCGCGAGCCTGCCCGTCCTGCTGATCGGCGCGATCATGGTGGTCTTCCCGGCGCTCGAGTCGATCGCCGGTCTCTGCGTCGGCTGCCTCGTCTTCAGTGGGCTGATGCGCCTGGGCGTGATCCCCGAGTCGGTCTGCCTCGAGTGCGCCGACACCACCCGTCGGGCCGCCCAGCGGCAGGCCGCGGCAGCCACCGCGAACGCGTAG
- a CDS encoding dihydrolipoyl dehydrogenase family protein, translating into MSEESVPPEWDVIVVGAGPVGENAADRAHKAGLTVAIVEKHLVGGECSFYACSPSKALLRPIHATRASQRVQGSEGATVDPPGVLARRDAWINRIGTSDRFDDSGQVGWLDHVGITLLRGAARLTGKLAIEVDGKPYRARRAVILATGTEPTVPPVPGLREAHPWTNREATTSRRVPDRLAVLGGGVVACELAQVYAALGSAVTVVELADGLLGRNEEFAGRAVAEALERDGVDLRLGTRAESVSRLGPSGEVTLELSDGSSLTTDELLVAVGRTPATDGLGVVEVGGQLDDAGYVRVTERMEVKGFGDDEPWLYAVGDVNGLALLTHMGKYQARAVGDLIGARAAGREPDERTTVPWAVDAGSPQVVFTDPEVAAAGLTEAEARERGLRVRVVDLPMDKAAGAGLQAEGYQGQARIVVDEDAGVLVGATFVGQDVAELVHAATVAIVSKVPLTTLWHAVPSYPTMSEIWLRLLEEYGV; encoded by the coding sequence ATGTCAGAGGAGAGTGTGCCGCCGGAGTGGGACGTCATCGTCGTCGGGGCGGGGCCGGTGGGTGAGAACGCCGCCGACCGCGCGCACAAGGCCGGCCTCACCGTCGCCATCGTCGAGAAACACCTCGTCGGCGGCGAGTGCAGCTTCTACGCCTGCTCCCCCAGCAAGGCCCTGCTCCGCCCGATCCACGCCACCCGGGCGTCCCAGCGGGTGCAGGGGTCGGAGGGCGCCACGGTCGACCCGCCGGGTGTCCTCGCCCGCCGTGACGCGTGGATCAACCGGATCGGCACCAGCGACCGCTTCGACGACAGCGGCCAGGTCGGCTGGCTCGACCACGTCGGCATCACGCTGCTGCGGGGTGCGGCGAGGCTGACCGGGAAGCTGGCCATCGAGGTCGACGGCAAGCCCTACCGCGCCCGTCGGGCGGTGATCCTCGCGACCGGCACGGAGCCCACCGTGCCACCGGTCCCCGGGCTCCGCGAGGCGCACCCGTGGACCAACCGCGAGGCCACCACGAGTCGCCGGGTCCCCGACCGGCTGGCGGTGCTCGGCGGCGGAGTGGTGGCCTGCGAGCTCGCCCAGGTGTATGCCGCGCTCGGCTCGGCGGTGACCGTGGTCGAGCTGGCCGACGGGCTCCTCGGGCGCAACGAGGAGTTCGCGGGTCGAGCCGTCGCCGAGGCCCTCGAGCGCGACGGGGTCGACCTGCGGCTGGGTACCCGCGCCGAGTCGGTCTCCAGGCTGGGGCCCTCCGGCGAGGTGACCCTCGAGCTCTCCGACGGCAGCAGCCTGACCACCGACGAGCTGCTGGTCGCCGTCGGCCGCACGCCCGCCACCGACGGCCTCGGGGTCGTGGAGGTGGGCGGGCAGCTGGACGACGCCGGCTACGTTCGCGTCACCGAACGCATGGAGGTCAAGGGTTTCGGCGACGACGAGCCCTGGCTGTATGCCGTCGGGGACGTCAACGGGCTGGCCCTCCTCACGCACATGGGCAAGTACCAGGCGCGCGCCGTGGGCGACCTCATCGGCGCCCGCGCGGCAGGCCGGGAGCCCGACGAGAGGACCACGGTCCCCTGGGCGGTCGACGCCGGGTCGCCCCAGGTGGTCTTCACCGACCCGGAGGTCGCGGCAGCGGGGCTGACCGAGGCCGAGGCCCGCGAGCGCGGCCTGCGTGTCCGGGTCGTCGACCTGCCGATGGACAAGGCGGCGGGAGCGGGCCTGCAGGCCGAGGGGTACCAGGGCCAGGCGCGCATCGTCGTCGACGAGGACGCCGGGGTGCTCGTCGGGGCCACCTTCGTCGGACAGGACGTCGCCGAGCTGGTGCACGCCGCCACCGTCGCGATCGTCAGCAAGGTGCCGCTCACGACGCTGTGGCACGCAGTCCCCTCCTACCCGACGATGAGCGAGATCTGGCTGCGGCTCCTGGAGGAGTACGGCGTCTGA
- a CDS encoding PP2C family protein-serine/threonine phosphatase has protein sequence MDDERTLLARRSVTSRLQRGRAKVGRWGQPATSAAIIAANTLLCWFMLMWPDNVPFSAYVPVAVVAGLFLTPKVLAGVDLAILVAGAWTVVEREVSAAILAAYGVLTLVMLIMFWVAASRARLGVQGNLGESMLVDLRDRLRTQGELPELPTDWGAELSVLSAYGDSFSGDFLVTSRHDDVLELALVDVSGKGIAAGTRSLLLSGAFGGLLGSMPYEAFLPAANSYLLRQAWDEGFATAAHAMIDLTTGDFSLGSAGHPPGVRFSAGSGRWEVLEGDEGPVLGVTQGLAFPRVRGRLGRGDALLLYTDGVIEVRNRDLRDGIDRMLGTAERMIGKGFEGMAEKVCAAARAGETDDRAAVVVWRR, from the coding sequence GTGGATGACGAGAGGACGCTGCTCGCGCGCCGCTCCGTCACGTCCCGGCTCCAGCGCGGGAGGGCGAAGGTCGGGCGGTGGGGACAGCCGGCCACCTCCGCCGCCATCATCGCCGCCAACACCCTGCTGTGCTGGTTCATGTTGATGTGGCCCGACAACGTGCCCTTCTCGGCCTACGTCCCCGTGGCGGTCGTGGCCGGACTGTTCCTCACGCCGAAGGTGCTCGCGGGCGTCGACCTGGCGATCCTCGTGGCCGGGGCGTGGACGGTCGTCGAGCGGGAGGTCAGCGCGGCCATCCTCGCCGCGTACGGCGTGCTGACGCTGGTCATGCTCATCATGTTCTGGGTGGCTGCCTCGCGGGCCCGGCTCGGCGTGCAGGGCAACCTGGGCGAGTCCATGCTCGTCGACCTGCGCGACCGGCTGCGCACCCAGGGCGAGCTCCCCGAGCTCCCGACCGACTGGGGTGCCGAGCTGTCGGTGCTGTCGGCCTACGGTGACTCGTTCTCCGGCGACTTCCTCGTGACGAGCCGGCACGACGACGTGCTCGAGCTGGCTCTCGTGGACGTGTCCGGCAAGGGCATCGCTGCCGGCACCCGCTCGCTCCTGCTCTCCGGCGCCTTCGGGGGCCTGCTCGGCTCGATGCCCTACGAGGCGTTCCTGCCGGCGGCCAACTCCTACCTGCTGCGCCAGGCCTGGGACGAGGGCTTCGCCACTGCCGCGCACGCCATGATCGACCTGACCACGGGCGACTTCAGCCTGGGCTCGGCCGGGCACCCGCCGGGGGTGCGCTTCTCCGCGGGCTCGGGCCGCTGGGAGGTGCTCGAGGGCGACGAGGGCCCGGTGCTCGGGGTGACCCAGGGCCTGGCCTTCCCGCGGGTGCGCGGCCGGCTCGGCCGTGGAGACGCGTTGCTGCTCTACACCGACGGCGTCATCGAGGTGCGCAACCGCGACCTGCGCGACGGCATCGACCGGATGCTCGGGACGGCGGAGCGGATGATCGGCAAGGGCTTCGAGGGCATGGCCGAGAAGGTCTGCGCCGCGGCCCGGGCCGGCGAGACCGACGACCGCGCGGCCGTCGTCGTCTGGCGTCGCTGA
- the pepN gene encoding aminopeptidase N, with protein sequence MPGKNLTRDEATTRAAVVTVDHYDVSLDLTTSDTTFRSTTTVSFTSREPGAETFIDLIAPSVQAITLNGEPLDPATHFDGVRITVPATAEHNTLTVDATAAYMNTGEGLHRFTDPVDGEVYLYSQFEVADCRRMFAVFEQPDLKATFAFTVTAPEHWQVVSNSPTPEPTPAAEGTATWAFAPTARMSCYITALIAGPYAVVRDEVGTRRGTVPLGIFCRQSLLEHLDADNIFDCTKSGFAFFEDEFDCEYPFEKYDQLFTPEYNMGAMENAGAVTITETYIFRSKVTEAIVERRALTILHELAHMWFGDLVTMKWWNDLWLNESFAEWASTTCQAEATRWTSAWTTFGTSEKAWAYRQDQLSSTHPIVAPIRDLEDVEVNFDGITYAKGASVLKQLVAYVGREPFTAGLRAYFAKHAWGNTTLQDLLRELETTSGRDLGTWSKLWLETAGVNTLRPEVDTDDQGLISSARIVQSYAEGFETLRPHRLAVGLYSVQGAELVRTERFELDVEGESTTLPQLVGRPAPDLLLVNDDDLAYAKIRLDERSLATALAHPRGFRDSLPRALVLGAAWDMTRDAEMSARDFAALVLASLPGETDSTLLRVLLGQLQIALHLYVAPAHRDEAIAAAVRDLRALAESAAPGSDAQLQLVSAYAAQQRGGDDAAYLRGLLDGTEVLDGLAVDTDMRWRLLTSLAACGAASAEDIDAEQQRDNTATGRERAEQARAAFPTAEAKATAWRRGVEEAGLPNSVLEAIAAGFVNVHDTALLEPYVEKYHAMLDSVEEKGSHAIIEILVASFYPTPLADGALHDATEAWLTSHADAPAALRRLVQENRDPIARALRAQQRDADA encoded by the coding sequence GTGCCCGGCAAGAACCTGACCCGCGACGAGGCCACCACCCGCGCCGCAGTCGTCACCGTCGACCACTACGACGTGTCCCTCGACCTCACGACGTCGGACACCACGTTCCGGAGCACGACGACGGTGTCGTTCACCAGCCGTGAGCCCGGGGCAGAGACCTTCATCGACCTCATCGCGCCGTCCGTCCAGGCGATCACGCTCAACGGCGAGCCGCTCGACCCGGCCACGCACTTCGACGGAGTCCGCATCACCGTCCCGGCCACGGCGGAGCACAACACGCTCACGGTCGACGCCACGGCGGCATACATGAACACCGGGGAGGGGCTGCACCGCTTCACCGACCCGGTCGACGGTGAGGTCTACCTCTACTCCCAGTTCGAGGTCGCCGACTGCCGCCGGATGTTCGCGGTCTTCGAGCAGCCCGACCTCAAGGCGACCTTTGCCTTCACGGTGACTGCTCCCGAGCACTGGCAGGTGGTGTCCAACTCCCCCACGCCCGAGCCGACCCCGGCCGCGGAGGGCACCGCCACGTGGGCGTTCGCCCCGACGGCGCGGATGTCCTGCTACATCACCGCCCTCATCGCCGGTCCCTACGCCGTGGTGCGCGACGAGGTCGGGACCCGTCGCGGCACGGTCCCGCTCGGCATCTTCTGCCGCCAGTCCCTGCTCGAGCACCTCGACGCCGACAACATCTTCGACTGCACGAAGAGCGGCTTCGCGTTCTTCGAGGACGAGTTCGACTGCGAGTACCCGTTCGAGAAGTACGACCAGCTCTTCACGCCCGAGTACAACATGGGCGCGATGGAGAACGCCGGTGCCGTCACCATCACCGAGACCTACATCTTCCGGTCGAAGGTCACCGAGGCCATCGTCGAGCGGCGCGCGCTGACGATCCTGCACGAGCTGGCGCACATGTGGTTCGGCGACCTCGTCACGATGAAGTGGTGGAACGACCTGTGGCTCAACGAGTCGTTCGCCGAGTGGGCGTCGACCACCTGCCAGGCCGAGGCGACCCGCTGGACCAGCGCCTGGACCACGTTCGGCACCTCGGAGAAGGCCTGGGCCTACCGCCAGGACCAGCTCTCCTCGACCCACCCCATCGTCGCCCCGATCCGCGACCTCGAGGACGTCGAGGTCAACTTCGACGGCATCACCTACGCCAAGGGCGCCTCGGTGCTCAAGCAGCTCGTCGCCTACGTCGGCCGGGAGCCGTTCACGGCAGGGCTGCGCGCCTACTTCGCCAAGCACGCCTGGGGCAACACCACGCTGCAGGACCTCCTGCGCGAGCTGGAGACCACCTCCGGTCGCGACCTCGGCACCTGGTCGAAGCTCTGGCTGGAGACCGCCGGGGTCAACACGCTGCGGCCCGAGGTCGACACCGACGACCAGGGCCTGATCTCCTCGGCCCGGATCGTGCAGTCGTACGCCGAGGGGTTCGAGACCCTGCGTCCGCACCGCCTCGCCGTCGGCCTGTACTCCGTCCAGGGTGCCGAGCTGGTGCGCACCGAGCGCTTCGAGCTGGACGTCGAGGGCGAGTCCACCACCCTGCCCCAGCTCGTCGGGCGTCCGGCGCCCGACCTGCTGCTGGTCAACGACGACGACCTCGCCTACGCGAAGATCCGCCTCGACGAGCGCTCGCTCGCGACGGCGCTCGCCCACCCGCGGGGGTTCCGGGACAGCCTCCCCCGGGCGCTGGTCCTCGGCGCCGCCTGGGACATGACCCGCGACGCCGAGATGTCCGCCCGCGACTTCGCCGCGCTGGTGCTGGCCTCACTGCCCGGTGAGACCGACTCGACCCTCCTGCGGGTGCTCCTGGGGCAGCTGCAGATCGCCCTGCACCTCTACGTCGCCCCCGCCCACCGTGACGAGGCGATCGCCGCCGCGGTCCGCGACCTGCGTGCCCTGGCCGAGTCCGCCGCGCCCGGCAGCGACGCCCAGCTCCAGCTGGTCAGCGCGTATGCCGCGCAGCAGCGCGGCGGTGACGACGCGGCATACCTGCGTGGCCTGCTCGACGGCACGGAGGTGCTCGACGGGCTCGCCGTCGACACCGACATGCGCTGGCGGTTGCTCACCTCGCTCGCAGCGTGCGGCGCGGCGAGCGCCGAGGACATCGACGCCGAGCAGCAGCGCGACAACACCGCGACCGGACGCGAACGCGCCGAGCAGGCTCGTGCCGCGTTCCCGACGGCCGAGGCCAAGGCCACCGCGTGGCGCCGCGGCGTGGAGGAGGCGGGGCTGCCCAACTCCGTCCTCGAGGCGATCGCGGCCGGGTTCGTGAACGTCCATGACACGGCCCTCCTCGAGCCGTACGTCGAGAAGTACCACGCCATGCTCGACTCCGTGGAGGAGAAGGGCTCCCACGCGATCATCGAGATCCTGGTGGCCAGCTTCTACCCGACTCCGCTCGCCGACGGCGCACTGCACGACGCGACCGAGGCCTGGCTGACCAGCCACGCCGACGCCCCGGCCGCGCTGCGCCGCCTCGTCCAGGAGAACCGCGACCCGATCGCCCGCGCCCTGCGCGCGCAGCAGCGGGATGCCGATGCCTGA